From the genome of Oscillospiraceae bacterium:
GACGGCACACGCCTGATTTTAGAAAACGGCAAGCGGCACATGTGCCAGTACGCAACAGAATACGGCCAAATGATGCTGGGGGTATTTACTTCCAGTGTGGACAACCAGCTGACCGATGAGGGCGGCCGGCTGACTGTCACCTATACGCTGGACTTAAACGCAAACCTTTCCAGCGTCAATGAGATTGCTATTACCGTCAAGGAGGTAGACCCTAAAAATGTCAAAATACGTACAGCAAGCAAAGGACCAGCTGCGCCGGGAAATCCTGTCTGCGGCCAAAAAAGCACAGAGCCTGCAGGCCCTGCCTGCAGGTGAGTTGCCCGCTTTTACCCTAGAAGTTCCCTCCGACCGCGCCCACGGCGACTGGGCAGCCAACGCTGCTATGGTCAGTGCTCGCGCATTTCACATGGCACCGCGCAAAATTGCCGAGGCGCTGGCTGCAAATTTATCGCTGGACGACACTTTTTTCGGCCGCTGCGAAATTGCAGGGCCGGGCTTTTTGAACTTCTTTTATAAACCCGAATTCTATACAGCAGTGCTGCGCGACGTAAAGGAAAGCGGCGAAGCCTATGGCCGCAGCAACTTTGGCGGCGGCAAGCGCGTTTTGGTGGAATTTGTTTCGGCAAACCCGACAGGCCCCATGCACATCGGCAATGCACGCGGCGGCGCCATCGGCGACTGCCTTGCCTCAGTGCTAGATGAAGCCGGCTACCAGGTACAGCGTGAGTTTTACATCAACGACGCTGGCAACCAAGTCAATAAATTTGGTATGTCGCTGGAAGCCCGCTATCTACAGCTTTATAAGGGCGAAGATGCCGTCCCATTTCCCGAGGACGGCTACCACGGTGTTGACATTACCGAACACGCCAAAAATTTTGCCAAAAAATACGGTGACCGCTATGTGGAAGTCCCCGAAGAAGAGCGCCGCAAGGCTCTCATTGATTATGCCCTGCCGCTCAACATTCAGGGTCTGCAGAACGACCTGCTTAAGTACCGCATTCGTTACGACAACTGGTTCAAAGAATCCAGCCTGCACCAAAGCGGCGCGGTAAAACGCGTGATCGAGCTGCTCAAAGAGCGCGGCGCAACCTATGAAAAAGATGGCGCGCTTTGGTTTAAGGGTGGAGCATACGGTTCTGAAGATTTTGTGCTTGTGCGCGCAAATGGCGTTCCAACTTATGTAGTTCCGGATATCGCCTATCATTATAATAAATTGATGATACGCAAATTTGACAAGGCAATCGACGTGTTCGGGGCCGACCACCACGGCTATGTGCCCCGCCTAAAGGGCGCCCTGCAGGCACTGGGAGCCGACACCAGCCGGCTAGATGTTTTGCTGATGCAGATGGTGCGTCTGGTGCGCGGCGGCGAAACCATTAAAGCAAGCAAGCGCAGCGGCAAAGCCATTACGCTGGTCACTCTGCTGGACGAAGTGCCTGTAGATGCGGCACGCTTTCTGTTTAATATGCGGGAACCGAACTCCGAGATGGACTTTGACCTGGACCTTGCCGTACAGCAGGACAGCAAAAACCCGGTTTAC
Proteins encoded in this window:
- a CDS encoding DUF1934 domain-containing protein — encoded protein: MEENYLISIRGRQLVDDETGEIEITAFGSYIKKDDKRFITYKEYDEDTNRSRTSVLKIEGDRCVTLMRGGMDGTRLILENGKRHMCQYATEYGQMMLGVFTSSVDNQLTDEGGRLTVTYTLDLNANLSSVNEIAITVKEVDPKNVKIRTASKGPAAPGNPVCGQKSTEPAGPACR
- the argS gene encoding arginine--tRNA ligase, coding for MSKYVQQAKDQLRREILSAAKKAQSLQALPAGELPAFTLEVPSDRAHGDWAANAAMVSARAFHMAPRKIAEALAANLSLDDTFFGRCEIAGPGFLNFFYKPEFYTAVLRDVKESGEAYGRSNFGGGKRVLVEFVSANPTGPMHIGNARGGAIGDCLASVLDEAGYQVQREFYINDAGNQVNKFGMSLEARYLQLYKGEDAVPFPEDGYHGVDITEHAKNFAKKYGDRYVEVPEEERRKALIDYALPLNIQGLQNDLLKYRIRYDNWFKESSLHQSGAVKRVIELLKERGATYEKDGALWFKGGAYGSEDFVLVRANGVPTYVVPDIAYHYNKLMIRKFDKAIDVFGADHHGYVPRLKGALQALGADTSRLDVLLMQMVRLVRGGETIKASKRSGKAITLVTLLDEVPVDAARFLFNMREPNSEMDFDLDLAVQQDSKNPVYYVQYAYARLCSLFRTMKGEGVTLRDCSDEELALLKTPEEIELIRHLSAYTGEIVEAAKDYDPARITRYALTLATLFHKCYTACRIKGEEASLAAARLYLCDCVRTVLRNVLSLLKITAPESM